A section of the Phycodurus eques isolate BA_2022a chromosome 4, UOR_Pequ_1.1, whole genome shotgun sequence genome encodes:
- the LOC133401818 gene encoding meckelin-like isoform X1 has translation MDAPSSPNVSVPPDLKTTVKDEQMYEAHVIDTAAGVLAGVVALLSVLKTASWQRRMASAAIDLRIVWTFVLFYAGDVANVLVLVTVATGLYWLTIHKAQQQVSVVLPLPHQEKHFVTYVICAFALKVSQWTDDPRASEAKAVQFLHKLTVQLSVDVFFIDWERPRTTASRTAAGTTQQKRDLSPVSIWRTYFVANEWNEIQTVRKIRPTFQIMAVLFFLEALDFWKLTLRAPWPPSKVGTPSYSPIVRYGLASTLWLCIGLLQVIFTVFYEICVDDKIRQFVDLCSISNISVLLLPQRCFGYYIHGRSVHGHADTNMEEMNNNLRREAESLCAQRGLLPGTDTQTFQVALSTRLRSQYDRIRESFTARYGPARLTVPGSAGRWEQNIRAYHAMNHFLASVVDHVHPDMDYYVRDKLALERVMGVEFLEPIDRSIFYNDGAHSFSDVLFYGHESTLLSFDTLFFCVVDFACQNFVLAGLLTYIQQTMFQKIRAFFGRKNLVYKTQVDARFLK, from the exons ATGGATGCCCCTTCAAGTCCAAATGTCAGCGTGCCACCTGATCTT AAGACGACAGTGAAGGACGAGCAGATGTACGAGGCCCACGTGATCGAT ACCGCTGCGGGTGTGCTGGCCGGCGTGGTGGCGCTGTTGTCGGTGCTGAAGACGGCGAGCTGGCAGAGGCGGATGGCCTCGGCGGCCATCGACTTGAGG ATTGTTTGGACGTTTGTGCTGTTCTACGCTGGAGATGTGGCCAATGTTTTGGTCCTCGTCACCGTGGCAACTGGACTCTACTGGCTCACGATTCACAAG GCCCAACAGCAGGTTTCTGTCGTCCTGCCGCTTCCCCATCAGGAGAAGCATTTTGTGACGTACGTCATTTGCGCCTTCGCGCTCAAGGTCAGTCAATGGACCGACGATCCGAGGGCATCCGAGGCAAAG GCGGTGCAGTTCCTCCACAAGCTGACGGTGCAGTTGTCCGTGGATGTTTTCTTCATTGACTGGGAGAGGCCTCGAACCACGGCTAGTCGGACTGCGGCAG GGACGACCCAGCAGAAACGGGATCTTTCGCCCGTCAGCATCTGGAGGACCTACTTTGTGGCCAACGAGTGGAACGAGATCCAGACCGTCCGCAAGATCAGACCAACCTTTCAGATCATGGCTGTGCTCTTTTTCCTTGAA GCGTTGGATTTCTGGAAATTAACACTCAGGGCGCCCTGGCCACCATCCAAGGTGGGCACACCTTCATACAGTCCGATCGTGCGCTACGGTCTGGCATCGACACTTTGGCTCTGCATTGGACTTCTGCAG GTCATTTTCACAGTCTTCTACGAGATTTGCGTGGATGACAAAATCCGTCAGTTTGTGGATCTCTGCTCTATCAGCAAC ATTTCCGTGCTGCTCTTACCTCAGCGATGTTTCGGCTACTACATCCACGGGCGCTCTGTGCACGGCCACGCCGACACAAACATGGAAGAGATGAACAACAATCTGAGGAGGGAAGCG GAGTCGCTGTGCGCCCAAAGAGGTCTTCTCCCCGGCACGGACACGCAGACGTTCCAGGTGGCCCTTTCCACGCGCCTGCGGTCTCAGTACGACAGGATACGGGAGTCCTTCACCGCG CGATACGGACCGGCGCGGCTCACGGTCCCGGGCTCGGCCGGCCGGTGGGAGCAAAACATCCGCGCCTACCACGCCATGAACCACTTCCTGGCATCCGTCGTAGACCAT GTCCACCCAGACATGGACTACTACGTGAGGGACAAGCTGGCGTTGGAGCGCGTCATGGGCGTGGAGTTCCTTGAACCAATTGACAGGAGCATCTTTTATAACG ACGGAGCGCACAGTTTCAGCGATGTGCTTTTTTACGGACATGAGAGCACACTGCTGAGCTTTGACACGTTGTTCTTCTGCGTGGTTGACTTTGCGTGTCAGAACTTCGTACTCGCGGGCCTGCTTACGTACATCCAGCAAACG atgttccaaAAGATTCGTGCTTTTTTCGGGCGGAAGAACCTTGTCTACAAGACCCAGGTGGATGCGCGATTTCTCAAGTGA
- the LOC133401818 gene encoding meckelin-like isoform X2 translates to MDAPSSPNVSVPPDLKTTVKDEQMYEAHVIDTAAGVLAGVVALLSVLKTASWQRRMASAAIDLRIVWTFVLFYAGDVANVLVLVTVATGLYWLTIHKAQQQVSVVLPLPHQEKHFVTYVICAFALKAVQFLHKLTVQLSVDVFFIDWERPRTTASRTAAGTTQQKRDLSPVSIWRTYFVANEWNEIQTVRKIRPTFQIMAVLFFLEALDFWKLTLRAPWPPSKVGTPSYSPIVRYGLASTLWLCIGLLQVIFTVFYEICVDDKIRQFVDLCSISNISVLLLPQRCFGYYIHGRSVHGHADTNMEEMNNNLRREAESLCAQRGLLPGTDTQTFQVALSTRLRSQYDRIRESFTARYGPARLTVPGSAGRWEQNIRAYHAMNHFLASVVDHVHPDMDYYVRDKLALERVMGVEFLEPIDRSIFYNDGAHSFSDVLFYGHESTLLSFDTLFFCVVDFACQNFVLAGLLTYIQQTMFQKIRAFFGRKNLVYKTQVDARFLK, encoded by the exons ATGGATGCCCCTTCAAGTCCAAATGTCAGCGTGCCACCTGATCTT AAGACGACAGTGAAGGACGAGCAGATGTACGAGGCCCACGTGATCGAT ACCGCTGCGGGTGTGCTGGCCGGCGTGGTGGCGCTGTTGTCGGTGCTGAAGACGGCGAGCTGGCAGAGGCGGATGGCCTCGGCGGCCATCGACTTGAGG ATTGTTTGGACGTTTGTGCTGTTCTACGCTGGAGATGTGGCCAATGTTTTGGTCCTCGTCACCGTGGCAACTGGACTCTACTGGCTCACGATTCACAAG GCCCAACAGCAGGTTTCTGTCGTCCTGCCGCTTCCCCATCAGGAGAAGCATTTTGTGACGTACGTCATTTGCGCCTTCGCGCTCAAG GCGGTGCAGTTCCTCCACAAGCTGACGGTGCAGTTGTCCGTGGATGTTTTCTTCATTGACTGGGAGAGGCCTCGAACCACGGCTAGTCGGACTGCGGCAG GGACGACCCAGCAGAAACGGGATCTTTCGCCCGTCAGCATCTGGAGGACCTACTTTGTGGCCAACGAGTGGAACGAGATCCAGACCGTCCGCAAGATCAGACCAACCTTTCAGATCATGGCTGTGCTCTTTTTCCTTGAA GCGTTGGATTTCTGGAAATTAACACTCAGGGCGCCCTGGCCACCATCCAAGGTGGGCACACCTTCATACAGTCCGATCGTGCGCTACGGTCTGGCATCGACACTTTGGCTCTGCATTGGACTTCTGCAG GTCATTTTCACAGTCTTCTACGAGATTTGCGTGGATGACAAAATCCGTCAGTTTGTGGATCTCTGCTCTATCAGCAAC ATTTCCGTGCTGCTCTTACCTCAGCGATGTTTCGGCTACTACATCCACGGGCGCTCTGTGCACGGCCACGCCGACACAAACATGGAAGAGATGAACAACAATCTGAGGAGGGAAGCG GAGTCGCTGTGCGCCCAAAGAGGTCTTCTCCCCGGCACGGACACGCAGACGTTCCAGGTGGCCCTTTCCACGCGCCTGCGGTCTCAGTACGACAGGATACGGGAGTCCTTCACCGCG CGATACGGACCGGCGCGGCTCACGGTCCCGGGCTCGGCCGGCCGGTGGGAGCAAAACATCCGCGCCTACCACGCCATGAACCACTTCCTGGCATCCGTCGTAGACCAT GTCCACCCAGACATGGACTACTACGTGAGGGACAAGCTGGCGTTGGAGCGCGTCATGGGCGTGGAGTTCCTTGAACCAATTGACAGGAGCATCTTTTATAACG ACGGAGCGCACAGTTTCAGCGATGTGCTTTTTTACGGACATGAGAGCACACTGCTGAGCTTTGACACGTTGTTCTTCTGCGTGGTTGACTTTGCGTGTCAGAACTTCGTACTCGCGGGCCTGCTTACGTACATCCAGCAAACG atgttccaaAAGATTCGTGCTTTTTTCGGGCGGAAGAACCTTGTCTACAAGACCCAGGTGGATGCGCGATTTCTCAAGTGA
- the LOC133401818 gene encoding meckelin-like isoform X3, translating to MDAPSSPNVSVPPDLKTTVKDEQMYEAHVIDTAAGVLAGVVALLSVLKTASWQRRMASAAIDLRIVWTFVLFYAGDVANVLVLVTVATGLYWLTIHKAVQFLHKLTVQLSVDVFFIDWERPRTTASRTAAGTTQQKRDLSPVSIWRTYFVANEWNEIQTVRKIRPTFQIMAVLFFLEALDFWKLTLRAPWPPSKVGTPSYSPIVRYGLASTLWLCIGLLQVIFTVFYEICVDDKIRQFVDLCSISNISVLLLPQRCFGYYIHGRSVHGHADTNMEEMNNNLRREAESLCAQRGLLPGTDTQTFQVALSTRLRSQYDRIRESFTARYGPARLTVPGSAGRWEQNIRAYHAMNHFLASVVDHVHPDMDYYVRDKLALERVMGVEFLEPIDRSIFYNDGAHSFSDVLFYGHESTLLSFDTLFFCVVDFACQNFVLAGLLTYIQQTMFQKIRAFFGRKNLVYKTQVDARFLK from the exons ATGGATGCCCCTTCAAGTCCAAATGTCAGCGTGCCACCTGATCTT AAGACGACAGTGAAGGACGAGCAGATGTACGAGGCCCACGTGATCGAT ACCGCTGCGGGTGTGCTGGCCGGCGTGGTGGCGCTGTTGTCGGTGCTGAAGACGGCGAGCTGGCAGAGGCGGATGGCCTCGGCGGCCATCGACTTGAGG ATTGTTTGGACGTTTGTGCTGTTCTACGCTGGAGATGTGGCCAATGTTTTGGTCCTCGTCACCGTGGCAACTGGACTCTACTGGCTCACGATTCACAAG GCGGTGCAGTTCCTCCACAAGCTGACGGTGCAGTTGTCCGTGGATGTTTTCTTCATTGACTGGGAGAGGCCTCGAACCACGGCTAGTCGGACTGCGGCAG GGACGACCCAGCAGAAACGGGATCTTTCGCCCGTCAGCATCTGGAGGACCTACTTTGTGGCCAACGAGTGGAACGAGATCCAGACCGTCCGCAAGATCAGACCAACCTTTCAGATCATGGCTGTGCTCTTTTTCCTTGAA GCGTTGGATTTCTGGAAATTAACACTCAGGGCGCCCTGGCCACCATCCAAGGTGGGCACACCTTCATACAGTCCGATCGTGCGCTACGGTCTGGCATCGACACTTTGGCTCTGCATTGGACTTCTGCAG GTCATTTTCACAGTCTTCTACGAGATTTGCGTGGATGACAAAATCCGTCAGTTTGTGGATCTCTGCTCTATCAGCAAC ATTTCCGTGCTGCTCTTACCTCAGCGATGTTTCGGCTACTACATCCACGGGCGCTCTGTGCACGGCCACGCCGACACAAACATGGAAGAGATGAACAACAATCTGAGGAGGGAAGCG GAGTCGCTGTGCGCCCAAAGAGGTCTTCTCCCCGGCACGGACACGCAGACGTTCCAGGTGGCCCTTTCCACGCGCCTGCGGTCTCAGTACGACAGGATACGGGAGTCCTTCACCGCG CGATACGGACCGGCGCGGCTCACGGTCCCGGGCTCGGCCGGCCGGTGGGAGCAAAACATCCGCGCCTACCACGCCATGAACCACTTCCTGGCATCCGTCGTAGACCAT GTCCACCCAGACATGGACTACTACGTGAGGGACAAGCTGGCGTTGGAGCGCGTCATGGGCGTGGAGTTCCTTGAACCAATTGACAGGAGCATCTTTTATAACG ACGGAGCGCACAGTTTCAGCGATGTGCTTTTTTACGGACATGAGAGCACACTGCTGAGCTTTGACACGTTGTTCTTCTGCGTGGTTGACTTTGCGTGTCAGAACTTCGTACTCGCGGGCCTGCTTACGTACATCCAGCAAACG atgttccaaAAGATTCGTGCTTTTTTCGGGCGGAAGAACCTTGTCTACAAGACCCAGGTGGATGCGCGATTTCTCAAGTGA